The DNA window NNNNNNNNNNNNNNNNNNNNNNNNNNNNNNNNNNNNNNNNNNNNNNNNNNNNNNNNNNNNNNNNNNNNNNNNNNNNNNNNNNNNNNNNNNNNNNNNNNNNNNNNNNNNNNNNNNNNNNNNNNNNNNNNNNNNNNNNNNNNNNNNNNNNNNNNNNNNNNNNNNNNNNNNNNNNNNNNNNNNNNNNNNNNNNNNNNNNNNNNNNNNNNNNNNNNNNNNNNNNNNNNNNNNNNNNNNNNNNNNNNNNNNNNNNNNNNNNNNNNNNNNNNNNNNNNNNNNNNNNNNNNNNNNNNNNNNNNNNNNNNNNNNNNNNNNNNNNNNNNNNNNNNNNNNNNNNNNNNNNNNNNNNNNNNNNNNNNNNNNNNNNNNNNNNNNNNNNNNNNNNNNNNNNNNNNNNNNNNNNNNNNNNNNNNNNNNNNNNNNNNNNNNNNNNNNNNNNNNNNNNNNNNNNNNNNNNNNNNNNNNNNNNNNNNNNNNNNNNNNNNNNNNNNNNNNNNNNNNNNNNNNNNNNNNNNNNNNNNNNNNNNNNNNNNNNNNNNNNNNNNNNNNNNNNNNNNNNNNNNNNNNNNNNNNNNNNNNNNNNNNNNNNNNNNNNNNNNNNNNNNNNNNNNNNNNNNNNNNNNNNNNNNNNNNNNNNNNNNNNNNNNNNNNNNNNNNNNNNNNNNNNNNNNNNNNNNNNNNNNNNNNNNNNNNNNNNNNNNNNNNNNNNNNNNNNNNNNNNNNNNNNNNNNNNNNNNNNNNNNNNNNNNNNNNNNNNNNNNNNNNNNNNNNNNNNNNNNNNNNNNNNNNNNNNNNNNNNNNNNNNNNNNNNNNNNNNNNNNNNNNNNNNNNNNNNNNNNNNNNNNNNNNNNNNNNNNNNNNNNNNNNNNNNNNNNNNNNNNNNNNNNNNNNNNNNNNNNNNNNNNNNNNNNNNNNNNNNNNNNNNNNNNNNNNNNNNNNNNNNNNNNNNNNNNNNNNNNNNNNNNNNNNNNNNNNNNNNNNNNNNNNNNNNNNNNNNNNNNNNNNNNNNNNNNNNNNNNNNNNNNNNNNNNNNNNNNNNNNNNNNNNNNNNNNNNNNNNNNNNNNNNNNNNNNNTGGATCAGACGCTGGTGTTCGTAAAGATTGACGTACCTGCCAAGatggcgatcaatgtagtatgtCAAAGATCACTCATTCGGCCCAATCTTAGCCGAAATCCAGCCCTCAGGGCCACACCGAAATAGTAGGCCATAAGCATACTAATCGCTATATGTCAAGATAGAAACatgtagcaactcgaccgaataggttcATAGATATAAATGGCGGAACCGGCCCAAGCCAAATCACAGAATATATGTGAAAGATAAGTCACTCTAtcctaagcatgatatcaacatgaagaataactgagtagaggaatgcagaacagaccaactaggtcaaagATACGGAATGCACAGCAGCACCAACTAGTTCAACAGATCGGAATGCACAGCACAAACCAAGGCTAGAGGTCAACGATACGGATGCGGATAGAATCTATCTACTACCTACTAGGCCGATACTAAAGCATTGGCAAAACAAACGAGTAAGAGCTATAATCCAAACAACATGGTGCTAGGCTCACATATATATCAGATATATTATGCTAGATTAATAACGAAAGAGCAAtagtaagaaaccatcaccgagcgtgaaCCACACACAAGATTGATCAACGTCGAGATCGACAGTACCACCTGTAAAACTGTCGCAGCCTGGTCTCCTCTAGACTGCAAAAGAAGTCAACAGGACCGTTAGGAGGGTTCCACTGgcgttagtgtctaacccaaaCTAAGAACACTACATCATAATCCCTCTAACAAAACCACGGAGATCAGTTTACTCAAAGAACTGATCCATAACTCAcgcggaagtcccgaaaatcaggCACGGCGATCCGTCGGGACACTGAAATGTCCGGAAGCACGACGCATGCCCTACAAGTCATCCGCTAGccacaaaacactccaatttggattgttttggCAGCAAATAAGTGAACCATCGTTCACTGTAATTATGCCAGCGTAATTGTACGAATACGGGTTTcggaagtgtcaaattcgacaccggaacccaccgtcgctcacccgtcatcaccgaacccacaaagtgatgatggtgaccagccaacaaggcttagcgaccactcacagagcaaccaaacgacgtcggaagaaattcgaatcgaaaccgcgttctttcggcgaattcgccgaaaaacgcatcaaaatcgactcttcgatttctgcaaaaactaacggatcatggacaatcagtccagaggtcaaacacactcacacacactgtccacagtagccccaaagtgcacaattgcacaaaagcccctgaatttacataaaatcctaatatttCATGTAAATTGGGTGATAACATAGCTCGTACACGCAAACCGAGAACTTCTAAGTTCTGCTGAGACAcatactgataggtctcgacgtaccggaggccgtgctcatggtcTGGAGAGCAATaggtcactgtgggaagcgcgggagcaacccgaaggttcagcgaatagggcgcagtcggggaagattgcgccaaacagggctaaccggacactgttgatccaaagtgagatgagcactgtgatcagcactgacccacgatcaccgtgctcacctccgaaggCATCAGGATAGCCTCAGATCGCCGGATAAGCATGCGCAatcccaaaacagcagccaaacaggctcgacAGAGTCGACACCACCAAAACGTCGGAATGGAGCCTTCCCGACaaaaaccaaggtgagcacgatgatcagaaatgagtcacgatcatcgtgctcccttccgtattgATCAGGGAGGCTCGagaagctcagaacacaaaccCATCctaaactaagccctatttcgggcttggccggagcaaggttgctccggccggcttctgGCAGCACGGCGGCATGCACGGCGGCCAGAgacgggtgcgggggaggtgaggagtaccgtgctcacctcggttggcggaggaagcggcggcggcggcggcggcggagcaaaccgaACCCGTACCGGCTTGAGCTTGGGCTCCAAGGGCAAaggcggccacggcggccggCGGGAGGCTCAGGGGCGACGGAGGACGACGAgcattgatgccctagccgcggCCATCCGAGAAGATACCAGCTCGGGTCCGGCCAGCTGAGGActccggcggcgggggcgcCAGTGGAGGCTGAGTGCGGCCGGCCAGGGAGGTCCGGCGCTCACGCCGTCCGGCGGTGGAAGGCAGTGCCGGCGGCGCTGAGACAACTCGAGCTCCCACGGTTCGAGCTCAGCCTCAGGAAGCAGCGGCGGCCATGGCGACGGTCGGGGAAGCTCCGGGTGACGGCGGCACCTCGCCGGAGGTGGAGGAAGGGCGAATCGGCCGGCGGGGAACGGCGGCGGCCCGCGGAGGCAGAGCTAGCCCCGGCTCGGCCCGCACTTGGTCAAGGCGgtcgcagagagagagagcggcggccggcggcgacgggagcggcggcgatggcgcgcgGGGGCACGCCGGAGGCCAGCTGAGGGCGGCGGTACCgagggtgggcggcggcgatgcgcggaggcagagatcacccaggctcggcctgggtgactGCAGGTTGGCCGTAGGGAGCaaggtggctccggcggcgcgcgccgacggcggcggccggcgaggGTCGGCGCCGGTGGTAGCTCTCTGCCACAGGGTGAAGGATCCTCGGGGCTTCGAGCGTTTCTCTGTGTACTCAGGCCGAGAGGGTGGTGGTTCGGttgaaagagaaagatggaagGTAGCCGGGTTCCaattttccggcggccggggcacctgccggcggccgAGGTGCGCGCATGGGCTGGGCAGGGACCAGTTAGGGTCGGCTGAGGGAGGGgcagctagggttagggtttccaagcCAAAAGAAAACTAACTTCAACCTATATATGTAGTGTAATTTTTGGGGAAATGTCCTCCAAGAATCAACAATTctatccgagtccctcacagcgcgagtaaatcgCGCGGATACCTCTCTACGACCggtttcacgcgaaacggtacataaaatatcgcaacatatatatatgaggatatgaAAGTTtttatgcttatggaagcacaaACATTTAATAAAAGCTACTATCTTATAAACTAAACTGCTGGCCAAAACAATCTGTATTAAATATGATAACCTtgataaatttttgatttaaagtattaaaaaactgaaaaaaacgGATCACTTACCCATCGGAGTGTTACTtaccgacttttatttttagagtatTTTTATCACTATTTCTTGAGTTTAAAGTTTAGCCTTCATAACAAGACTGAAAACTACAATTCATcttaaaagataatttaaaaatatattaaacctaTTAAGATAtgacaatttgaatttttgcaTGGTGTAGCTGGTAATTTTATCAGTAAAAACTCTGGGACACTAGCAAACTATTTATTAcagctttttaatattttataccaAAGATCTATCAAGGTTATTGTATTTAATAAGAATTACTTCGGCTATCAGTTTAGCCTATAGGATAATAGCTTTTGTTGAATGTTCATATCTTCAGAGATATGAAAGCTTTCATGCCTTCtggatgctatatatatatatatatatatcatgcccTCGAGGGCATGATATCACAACAAAAGCTAGAAGCCCGTAAGTTTAGTTGCTAGGTGTGGCAATTTTGACTAGATcccataaatttcaaaaatctttattttaaaatataaaaaagctgTAGCAAATGAAATACTagttttataaagttttaacaGTTAAAAGTTACCGATAATACTGCTCAAAcctcaaattgccacatcttcTTAGATTTAAAGAagtttaaaactatcttttatgaaatttgatatatCTAATTCCAATTGTAAGAACTAGAACTTAAATTTTCAGGAtacgaatttaaaatttctcatAAGTTAAGAGTGGCAGGTAAAACTGTATTAAATAAATGATTCatttgctatatttttttttgattttaaaataaggaTTCTTGAAGTATATGGGATATAGTATAAATTGCCGTAGCTAGCAACTAAACTTACGGGATTCTTGCTTTTGTTGTGATATCATGCCCTCGAGGGCATGATATCTATCATATCATcggattaatatatatatatatatatatatcgcatCTTGATGATATGATAGCTTTCATATCTCATAAGTTCTTAACATGCCAACTCTAGTACTATAGCTAGGAGGAATCTCGACTCATCATGGATATCCCAACTCACCAGGGATGTCCTATTATCATAATTAGGTTTACACATTCCTGACTCTAAAAAATGTCACGATGATTTGAGAGACAACTGCTACAAATACACacattaaattaatgtattCGTGAGCAGTTCAAAGTCCTCTTTGACTCGATTTTGCCTCTTCAATGCGCTAATAATCAAAAGTGAATTCACTTATCATTGAGACCAAAAAGCCACTTCGGTGCCTCATCTCGACCGATAGCCGCGCATGGCCTGAGACAAGTATCGCTAGGTTATCGAGGAAAGCTAGCCTAGTCGATAAGACCTTGGTTACCGTGACTGCCTAAAGTCTAGGCTACGCGCCAAAAGCTCTTTTTCCTCAAAATAGTTTTACTCCCAAAAGCAAGAAACGATAAGAACGTAATACTGTGGGGAGCACTAGACACATACACTGgatctcattccactccctacAATGTACATGGATGATCACCATCCTCTAagttaaacttaaacttaatttCCTAAATCGCCCTAATGTGTAACTATATACACACACCAAAAACTTTAACCTCTCGCCTGTCTAAAGCAGCACTTAGCCTCCAGTTTAGCCTGCTTTGCTTTACGAACTAAGCTACGTGGGCTGCACGACTTGCGTTACCACGACAGCCTAACTTTTAGGCTGCCTGCCTAAAAGCCCTTTGCGCTTTACAAGCGACTCCCCAGCTTAACCGTTTTAGCCTTTGAAGCGTTTTNtacacatatatatatatatacacacacatatatatatatatatatataattaagctcctatgcttttaaaagtacaaagttatttgtgcttgtaaatttttagccattggattaagaaatatgcGATTAAAATGAtatgggtcccctagggttgagtggataattgattgaatagtataatctaacgggtgaaaatgatcaaaatgtagatctaacggcacaaaatttaaaaatgccTTTTTGAGAAATCTAAAGAGCATGCTATGGATATTATAGAAACCGCATAGAGTATTCTGAACCACACGATATTTATTCAATTAAAagattttagacttttttttttcatttttgttaaaattactttttaaattaaatcagATGATCGTACTAAAGCTATTGGTTTTACGTCCCTCAGTTTTAATGCCATAgattcttattaattttctatttctctATCATTACGCACTTTTTCtattacatattacatatatatatatatagagagagagagagagagaaagagagagagctactatgttatcgaaaatatagaggttCTGGTGCTTTCGACTTTTTGGCACTTAGATCAatttctttaatcatttctaacatttggattaatactattatcctgtagagaccactcaaccctatagGTACTACTCAGCTCTAAGGAGGATCGATATCATGATCTCAACCGTACAATTTTTGAAtactctatactttcgatagtataatagttctacgctatatatatatatatatatattatatatattattcctaaTGCTTTAAAAGTACAGAGTTATTTGTGCTCACCTTGCTAAATTTTTGTCTTTTGATAAAATATGAACCGTTAATGATATGGATCTCATTAGGTTGATGGATAgttgatttaatagtataatcttaCGTGTTGAATGATCAAAGTGTTAGAACTAAGGGCCACAAAATTTAAAACCGAGTACTGAGTGTGTTTACAGACATTGGAGCCCGATCTATTCTGAACTGTCTACTATAAAATTGCTTTTTGGATAATCACTTTCCGATTCCCCTCAAAAGGATCCTCATCACCTTCCACTGCTATTTCTTCCTTCTTCCCTTCAAGGCATATTACTTATTTTCCTCCTTCATACGTGGCAAGAAGAGAGAGCTTCACCGAATCTATACAAGCAACAACAACTTATTCAATTAGGAGGCTGAGGAGGTTACTTTGAATCAAGCAGAAAATAATGACCACGACACACGGCGAATCGCCGACCTGCTGCCGAGAGTGCCTCGACTCCGGCGTGTGCCGCCCCGTTCCTTCTGCTGCCTCTCTCTGCTCCGCCTTGCCTTCGTCGCTCTTGCCTCACCTCACCTGACTTCTTCAAATTCCCCCCTTTTCAGAGCCTCTTTTCCGCCTCTCACCACCTCCGTACCTTCCGCCAGCCCGCAACACACTATCCCCACACCCCCTCCTCCAATTTGGCATGAGATGACGCGGACGAGAGCTGCTGCGGAAGGCAACTGACGGACGAGCTTCTTGCGCGCACAGCCGGTGAGGGAAGAAGTGGCGTTCATGTTTGCCGCGGGGCGAGGATGCGCTCGGCGCCGCGTGGGAACGTTCTTCGCCCGGCCACGAACAGCAGCTCTTTCCGTCTTACGTCACGCGCCGCCGCCGGAATTCACGTAGGAGCCGCCGCGGGGTTCCTCTTCTTCCGCGTTCGGATCCCGCAGGTCAAGTCGCCAGTTGCTTAGCTAATCTCTTATTATTGATCACTTTCTGGCTattcttttgctctcttttgctttattacttaaaaattaatTCCAATAGGATTCTTTTAAACCGATGGGATAGGATAACAGATTATTTCCCCCGGAGGATCGCAAGTTTGATTTATTGCGCGCATGCCGAGTCGGCCTGTGACATTTACAAACAACAAGAGAaaccaaacaaaagaaaacatcCATCTGTCACTTATTCAGTCCCATAATCCTGTAATTTAGGCcacaaaattgaaattcaataACTTCATAGAGCGTATAGCTATAATAACCATTATAAACTATTATTACCTAGTTCTAAACTTGTTACAATATTCATCTTCTTGGCCTACTAATGTAATTATATCGCATTGCATAAGCGTTTAGCAAGCTATAGTATTACGTGGACACCTCGATCAGTCGgaaatttatatgttttaaaaggtcgtccttatgaatgaaacaccaaaaataaaatttatacataGCGTTAGCGCACTGTTCAAACatgtataataattaattaaaagtgaaaataatatCATTTAATTCATGATTTCATACTGATCATTCAGCAGCAAGATTCCTTAATAAATTAAAGGCGCGCCAGCTACTTCCTAACATCTTTGTTGGATATATGCTTTCATTCTCATCAAAATGTGGGATTGCATGTCACCATTTGGACTGCGtttctttattaataaaatgaaagaaaagagaagaaaattgagGATATGCTGGACgtttgtaaaaaaaatgatgagattTCAACTAGTTATCGATTTTTAGCCAATTACATTTATTCTTAATTACACATAGTTATAAAtatggctatatatatatagcaattgGTCTTACTCTCTATCAGATATAAACCTTCGTGGGAGCTCTCCAACGATCGCCTTTTCCAATATGCCGCCAATGTATCAGTTTGCTCCATTCGAGCTTATTTGGTGTTTAATTACTAAAATCTAAAGAAAACACTAAGGAGGAGAAAAGATCTTATTTTTGAATAGCGGCCCAGAACCCTGACTAACACGTGATTAACACTCTTCAAGAGTAATTTCGTGCATAGCTTGAGTCTTTTTTCTGTAGTTTTCATATTTCATAGTAGATGAATTGGAAAATGTAAAATGAATGATCCCCAAAAACTCCATTCCAGTTTTTCATCCAATTACTCTACTTACTTCTCtaggatttttaaattttgtaaagatATATTATTGTCCCACTAAGAGTGAAAGAAGTTTGGATATATAGATTCTTAGCCATGTACTTCTATGGGAACCACGTGCAAGGCTTGCTATTTTACTTTAAAGTTATAAAAAACTTTTACTCTCGTATACTTAGTCGGGATAGTCGTGGTCTACTATAAATTATACATGAAGCAGTTAAATGATATATTGAATGCACTCTTGATTATTTATTCTTCTGGGCCATCATGTAGACTTGCAGTAAGAACTATTCTGTAAGGCAGGCAAATTAGTTTAGCACTTAATATATATTCTGAATTTGCACATAATTAAAACTTAATATATAAGGAGAGATAAAATGCAagataaatatatgtttttaaaGCGATACATTAAGTGAGAATTACGCTTTAGATATTGCGATAAGATCTGGACCATGGTGTAATTAATTTGCCCAACTAAATAGTCTGGTATATTTGATCATCCAGACTCGTTCTTTTGTACAATATTTCAGTTGTTACCTATATGAGTATATTGAGCTGTATAATAATGAAAGTGCTACTTCAACACGATTATTACTTATAGCTCGGTGCACAAAATAATTTGCTCACGGAGCCATCCTACAAGCATTCAATCATTAGGCTGTTGCCATTCTACTGCTTTCGCTGAGCTAATCAATTTCAGATATATTTATAAACGAGGCCAAATACGAACTAAAATTTTTACTCGAAATCTTACCGTCCGAAAACTTGTCACGCTTCACTCATTTTTTCGGtcgatataatatatattagagtgAGCTAGATACCTTTTACAAGTATCCCCCATGTGCTTTTAGTGTTTTTTATGCCTACTTGGatgagagatgtgaggttggaATTATGATGGTTAGTTGGTTGCTAGTGGTGCTGTGAATAAGTATTTGATCGGAAGGACTATGGTATTCAAGAAGTAAGACTCAAGGTAAACCTATGCACCCGGGGGGATTACTTGTAAAGTACTCATAGCTCAactaatagatatatatttatatctatattattatatatataatatatatatattatatttatatactatataatttatatcttatattatatatataaaattgagctcatACTTTCAAAGCTACTAAATTTGAGTTGCTTGTCGATATTTTGCCATTTTAGGATTGAGGGATGTGTGGTTAAGGATGATGTAGCCGCTAGAAGTTGAGGCGTGGTGATTTGAATAGTTAACTAACTgttgaaatatcaaatatatgaTCTAATAGCAAAAATTCAAGCCCACCAGTGCATTTCGTCTTTTaccaagcaccatagccggaactcatctattaatatattaatttatcatattataacataatatataatatatatatatatatacatattattattatcacaatctttatattacatatattgatatacatatatataggttgaGCTATGCTCTTTTACAAGTTCACCATCATGGTGCCTAATTAGGTTTCAAGCCCATTGGATCtcctttttgattattaatagccttggATACATTACTTCCAACCTACCTGACAtccctaccaccatcatctcaactacatctctccatccaaaggcttaaaaacacacaagcttcacccccatgatacttttacaagtattcttagcctctcttaatatatatataatatattatagaggagagagagagagagagagagagagagagagagagatcagggCTACTATGATATTAGAATCACAGCAGTTCTCATGCTTCTAAATTAATTCGTAACCATCCATCAGTTTTGATGGATGattagggtgagagagagagaagagaaattgaaaaaaaaaaattcaaaagaaaaacgaaattgaaagagaaatgagagaaatgagatCTTAGTGAAAAacgaaaaatgaaaattaataagacAAGTTGGTTCATATATAAGGTGTATGGATAGCATTGCTTTGTATAATAAACTGCTATTACGTACGATTTACtgtctattttattttgtttcttagCTAATTTTATTCTAAGTATATACGTACGTTAACTATTGGACGAGTTATATATGTAGTAATATATATTGCTGGtgcatgcattatatatatcaGCCGGTGCAATGGGGCGAATCTAGCATGGTCGACGCCGAGCGGCGGCTGCTGGCGAACGCGCTCCTCGACCCGTCGAACTGCCGCTTCGTCCTCCTGTCCGACTCGTGCATCCCGCTCTTCAACTTCTCCGTGGCCTACGGCTATCTCGCAGGCTCCCACCTCAGCTTCGTCAGCTCCTTCGACGACCCGGGCAGCGCGGGGCGCGGCCGCTACAACAGGCGCATGCGGCCGACCGTCTCCCTCGCCGAGTGGCGCAAGGGCTCGCAGTGGTTCGCGGTGCACCGGGAGCTGGCAGTCGGGATCCTGTCGGACCGCCGCTACTACCCCGTGTTCCGGGAGCACTGCAGGCCGCCGTGCTACGCCGACGAGCACTACATACCGACGCTGGTCTCCAAGCTCTTTCCAGCGCGCAACGCCAACCGGAGCGTCACGTGGGTCGACTGGTCCGGCGGTGGGCCCCACCCGGCGGTGTATCGGCGTCGGGACGTGTCGGAAGGGTTGCTGCGGAGGATGCGGGACGGGTCGACGACGTCGCGTTGTTCGTACAACGAGAGGGCGACCTCCATTTGCTTCTTGTTCGCGAGGAAGTTCGACGCGAGCGCCCTCAAGCCTCTGATGCTCATGGCGCCCGCCTTGTTAGGGTTTTGAGTTTAATCCTGTTTATTTAGTAAGGCTCCGTTTAGTTCGAAAATAATGAACATGGAGATAAATTTTTTTGCGTTGTTCGTGAGGAAGTTCGATGTGAGCGCCCTCCAGCCACTGATGCTCATGGCGCTCATCTTGTTAGGGTTTTGAGTTTATCCTGTTTATGTATTAAAGGGACTATttgatttctgaaaaatatattgttggaaaaaatctttttaataaaaaaatttcatggaaagatttcttttttaatttacggCCGTTTTGTTTCAATGGAAATTAGTTTCTTTGTATTGtcgtttttcttaaaaaaattggaaaacaaaaatattaatttttcgtaaaatttgcagaaaaaagttttaaaatatttattttgtttttgggaatcaaaatagcaaaaaaaattaaaaaagagattTTCTATACAAAACTTTCTTTTTGGCAAACTTTTTTCcgcattttttttcaataatattcTAAACTGCCCCTAAATGGAGGGACCAACTTTTTGCTTTTATGGACAACAAGCAATTAAATTTGTGATTCCATTAGAATTAATCGCAAAAGTAAACAACTAATTAATcaaactaataattaattaaggctTTCCAAAGGCTTTCATTAGTGTTTTGAGACCTCATATATAGTTAGGCTTAATTACAAAGGTCGCCTTAGTACACTTTGGGCTATTAACTCATTTtccatttttattaaaaattacgtCAATTACCTTCTTGTATTTTACCACTATTTAAAATAGGTCATAGAAATTGTGATAGTGAATAGGTTGTAAATAGACCAAGTTGATAAGTCATATTataccaaatttcaaattctatatATCTACTTTGCacttaaaaaatagattaaaaaaatcagataaaagAGATCTATTTTACTAAcactatcaaaattaataaatcattTAACAATTTTGCTCAATTTGTATGATTTTACTTTATtaactataatataattaactttATCTACTCGAtagtctatttttataaaattttacagcTAAATTTAACAACTATTCTAAATTTTAGGATTGACCTAGTGAAAATAGTGGCGAAGCAAAAGAAAGTTATTTGACGCATCAAGAGACCCATGGGTAGGGACGAAGCGCGGGATTAACATTTGGGGGCGGGAGCCAAGATATTAATTTGGCAGAAAAAATTCAACCTCTGATAGTAAGAAAAAGAGTTTGTCGGATTCACTCGTCACTTATTGTCAGTGACAGTAGCGATAATGTGCTCAAAAAAGAGTAAGACTACAAGAGCAAAAAGAAAATGACCAAAGGGCTTGAAAACAAATTAAGACACAagttttattaagaaaaaatcaATTTGGCCTCCCGGaaactaaaaaattagtaatattttaatatttattataaaggatttatatgtaatttttaaaagttgaaaGGAGCCATGGCCACTATGAGCCTCACAACGGCTCCGTCCCTTCCCATGGGTTTGTTGGTCTTTGAAAAATTACAATGGAGTACTTTGCGGCTTTTTGTAAAATGTTAATTATAAATTGGTTTCGATACATCAGGAGGAGCTAGCCTAATACTACAGAACACCAAAGTGTTCATAGGGGTGTAATATGGGCCATGTCGGCTTTAAATTCGTGTTGTGTCTGGTAAGCCTAAATTTCTTGAACCTAGGGCACAGCATTGCGCACCCGGCCTGGACAACACGGGTCGTGCAATGCCGACCCggccctcta is part of the Ananas comosus cultivar F153 unplaced genomic scaffold, ASM154086v1, whole genome shotgun sequence genome and encodes:
- the LOC109706283 gene encoding uncharacterized protein LOC109706283 — translated: MHYIYQPVQWGESSMVDAERRLLANALLDPSNCRFVLLSDSCIPLFNFSVAYGYLAGSHLSFVSSFDDPGSAGRGRYNRRMRPTVSLAEWRKGSQWFAVHRELAVGILSDRRYYPVFREHCRPPCYADEHYIPTLVSKLFPARNANRSVTWVDWSGGGPHPAVYRRRDVSEGLLRRMRDGSTTSRCSYNERATSICFLFARKFDASALKPLMLMAPALLGF